One segment of Mycolicibacterium sp. YH-1 DNA contains the following:
- a CDS encoding diol dehydratase reactivase subunit alpha, producing the protein MATRTVVGVDIGNSTTEASAATVGPDGSVRFVGAALTPTTGIKGTPKNVDGVAAAVSCALGDAGIALTELDVVLLNEATPVISGLAMETITETIITESTMIGHDPRTPGGRGLGVGITVRFETLTEIPSDTAVIAVVARGVDFEMTARAINAATERGVRVVGAILGNDDAVLVVNRLNTAIPVIDEVSRIEAVPLGMLAAVEVSGPGQSIRTLSNAYGLATIFDLDPAATKVVSPVARALTGNRSAVVVRTPTGDVADRTIPAGSLELIGESRRTTVDVSRGAVEIMTAVERVSPMADVVGEAGTNTGGMIANVRQGMADLSEHALADVHIQDLLAVDTFVPQEVRGGLAGEVALENAVALAAMVRTLESGMQAVAEAVRHRLHATGATRVDVVVGGVEAEMAVLGALTTPGTDKPLVVLDLGGGSTDAALIEVDDTIDTVHLAGAGDLVSRLIDSELGLDNLELAEEIKRFPLGKAESFFHVRLENGTVQFFTSPLPATAFARVVTLSGQAMNPIPTRHSLDRIRAVRRGAKERVFVVNALRALRTVAPGGDLRQIGFVVLLGGCALDFEIPDLIADALASYGIVCGTGNVRGTEGPRNAVASGLVASYAVPRLAGQRVDA; encoded by the coding sequence TTGGCCACGCGGACCGTTGTCGGCGTCGATATCGGCAACTCGACGACGGAGGCCAGTGCCGCGACCGTGGGCCCGGATGGATCCGTGCGGTTCGTCGGCGCCGCCTTGACGCCCACCACCGGCATAAAGGGCACGCCGAAGAATGTCGACGGCGTGGCGGCCGCCGTCAGCTGCGCGCTCGGGGACGCCGGTATCGCCCTGACCGAACTCGACGTCGTCCTGCTGAACGAGGCCACACCGGTGATCAGTGGTCTGGCCATGGAGACCATCACCGAGACCATCATCACCGAGTCGACGATGATCGGTCACGACCCACGCACCCCCGGTGGTCGAGGGCTCGGTGTCGGCATCACGGTCCGCTTCGAGACGCTCACCGAGATCCCCTCGGACACGGCGGTGATCGCGGTCGTCGCAAGGGGTGTCGACTTCGAGATGACCGCCCGTGCGATCAATGCGGCCACCGAACGGGGCGTGCGGGTCGTCGGGGCGATCCTCGGCAACGACGATGCGGTTCTGGTGGTGAACCGGCTCAACACCGCCATCCCGGTGATCGACGAGGTGTCACGCATCGAGGCGGTGCCCCTGGGCATGCTCGCGGCCGTCGAGGTGTCCGGTCCCGGTCAGTCGATCCGGACTCTGTCCAACGCCTACGGCCTGGCGACGATCTTCGATCTCGACCCCGCCGCCACCAAGGTGGTCTCGCCGGTGGCGCGGGCGTTGACCGGTAACCGCTCGGCGGTCGTGGTGCGCACACCCACCGGTGATGTCGCCGACCGCACCATCCCGGCGGGATCCCTCGAGCTGATCGGCGAGAGCCGACGCACAACGGTGGACGTGTCCCGCGGTGCCGTCGAGATCATGACGGCTGTGGAGCGGGTCAGTCCGATGGCTGACGTTGTGGGGGAGGCGGGCACCAACACCGGTGGCATGATTGCGAATGTCCGTCAGGGTATGGCCGATCTGTCCGAGCATGCCCTCGCCGACGTACACATCCAGGACCTGCTCGCAGTGGACACCTTTGTGCCGCAGGAGGTTCGGGGTGGCCTCGCGGGGGAGGTGGCGCTGGAGAATGCGGTCGCCCTTGCGGCCATGGTGCGCACTCTGGAGAGCGGTATGCAGGCCGTTGCCGAGGCAGTGCGGCACCGCCTGCACGCCACCGGTGCCACGCGGGTGGATGTCGTCGTCGGAGGGGTCGAGGCGGAGATGGCGGTGCTCGGTGCGCTCACCACGCCCGGCACCGACAAGCCGCTGGTGGTACTCGATCTCGGTGGCGGCTCGACGGATGCGGCCCTTATCGAGGTCGATGACACCATCGACACCGTGCACCTGGCCGGTGCGGGCGATCTGGTCAGCAGGCTGATCGATTCCGAACTCGGGCTGGACAATCTCGAACTGGCCGAGGAGATCAAGCGGTTCCCGCTGGGGAAGGCGGAGAGTTTCTTCCACGTTCGGCTGGAGAACGGCACCGTGCAGTTCTTCACCTCGCCCCTACCCGCAACGGCGTTCGCCAGGGTGGTGACTCTGTCCGGACAGGCGATGAACCCGATTCCGACTAGGCATTCTCTCGACCGCATCCGGGCCGTGCGCCGTGGCGCCAAGGAGCGCGTCTTCGTGGTGAACGCCCTGCGGGCGTTGAGGACGGTCGCGCCCGGCGGTGATCTGCGTCAGATCGGGTTCGTGGTGCTGTTGGGCGGCTGTGCTCTCGACTTCGAGATCCCAGACCTCATCGCCGATGCGCTGGCGTCCTACGGGATCGTCTGTGGCACAGGCAATGTGCGGGGCACAGAGGGGCCTCGCAACGCGGTGGCCTCTGGTCTGGTCGCATCGTATGCCGTACCGCGGTTGGCAGGGCAGCGCGTTGACGCGTGA
- a CDS encoding propanediol/glycerol family dehydratase medium subunit yields the protein MTEVAFDAPRWTLAFTGDTPAQPGTRSDEVVLAISPAFADFFSQTIIGVSHAEVIRQILAGIEEQEVTARCIRVRHSSDLAVVAHTAAKLSGSGIGIGILSRGTSMIHQRDLPRLSSLELFPQSPLMTLDTYRSIGSNAAQYAKGESPEPVPTLNDQMARPRWQAKAALLHLKETEQIRKQARPVEVVPQFAEDPVN from the coding sequence ATGACCGAGGTTGCGTTCGATGCACCCAGATGGACCTTGGCCTTTACCGGGGACACCCCCGCGCAGCCGGGTACGCGCTCCGACGAGGTGGTGCTGGCGATATCGCCAGCGTTCGCCGACTTCTTCAGCCAGACCATCATCGGGGTGTCCCACGCTGAGGTGATCCGGCAGATCCTGGCTGGCATCGAGGAGCAGGAGGTCACCGCGCGGTGCATCCGGGTCCGGCACAGCAGCGACCTCGCGGTCGTGGCGCACACCGCGGCCAAGCTGTCCGGTTCGGGAATCGGAATTGGCATCCTGTCGCGCGGGACCTCGATGATCCATCAGCGCGACCTGCCGCGGCTCTCCAGTCTGGAACTGTTCCCGCAGAGTCCGCTGATGACCCTCGACACCTACCGCAGCATCGGGTCGAACGCCGCGCAGTATGCGAAAGGGGAGTCACCGGAACCGGTTCCGACACTCAACGACCAGATGGCCCGCCCGCGGTGGCAGGCTAAGGCCGCGCTGCTGCATCTGAAGGAGACCGAGCAGATTCGCAAGCAGGCCCGTCCGGTCGAGGTGGTGCCGCAGTTCGCCGAGGACCCGGTGAACTAG
- a CDS encoding propanediol/glycerol family dehydratase large subunit — protein sequence MTAVAPRNSAPEKRQSERTRVLEDRPVNLDGFVEEWPEVGMVAMDSEFDPKPSVRVVDGVIVEMDGRARADFDFIDQFIADKAIDVDTTAQSMAIPAVEIAGMLVDPRVSRDEVIAVTGGLTPAKLLEVMKAMNIVEIMMGMQKMRARRTPANQAHCTSARDNPLQVACEAAEASLRGFSEVETTLGVVRYAPLVAMALQIGAQVGTGGRLTQCALEEATELELGMRGITAYAETISVYGTESVFVDGDDTPWSKAFLAAAYASRGIKMRFTSGTGSEVQMGNAEGRSMLYLEIRCILVAKGAGVQGLQNGSISCIGVPGAVPAGIRAVAAENLVASAVDLECASGNDQSFSHSPMRRTARLLPQMMPGTDFITSGYSATPNYDNMFAGSNVDAEDFDDFNTIQRDLQIDGGLRHVNEAEILAARLRAGQALQAVFRHLDLPSISDAEIDAAVYAHGSRELVPRDVLEDLKGAQQVMDRNVTGLDLVKALESTGFSDVAENLLSVLRQRVSGDLLQTSAIMTRDLTPLSAVNDRNDYAGPGTGYRPSGARWEEMKRLRHVTSASNPEMEVQ from the coding sequence GTGACCGCGGTAGCACCCAGGAATTCAGCCCCCGAGAAGCGCCAATCCGAGCGGACAAGGGTTCTCGAGGACCGGCCGGTCAACCTTGACGGTTTCGTCGAGGAGTGGCCCGAGGTCGGCATGGTCGCGATGGACAGCGAGTTCGACCCAAAGCCGAGCGTGCGGGTTGTTGACGGCGTCATCGTCGAGATGGATGGCAGGGCACGGGCCGATTTCGACTTCATCGACCAGTTCATCGCCGATAAGGCGATCGACGTGGACACCACCGCGCAGTCGATGGCGATCCCTGCGGTGGAGATCGCGGGAATGCTCGTTGATCCCAGGGTTTCCCGCGACGAGGTGATCGCCGTGACCGGTGGCCTGACTCCGGCGAAACTGCTGGAGGTCATGAAGGCGATGAACATCGTCGAGATCATGATGGGTATGCAGAAGATGCGGGCCCGCCGGACTCCGGCCAATCAGGCGCACTGCACCAGCGCCCGGGACAACCCGTTGCAGGTCGCCTGCGAGGCGGCAGAGGCATCGCTTCGCGGATTCTCTGAGGTGGAGACGACTTTGGGTGTCGTGCGGTACGCCCCGCTGGTCGCGATGGCCCTGCAGATCGGCGCCCAGGTCGGCACCGGCGGCCGGCTGACCCAGTGTGCACTGGAGGAGGCCACCGAACTCGAGTTGGGCATGCGCGGCATCACCGCGTACGCGGAGACCATCTCGGTGTACGGCACCGAGTCGGTGTTCGTCGACGGTGACGACACCCCGTGGTCGAAGGCGTTCCTGGCGGCGGCGTACGCGTCCCGCGGAATCAAGATGCGCTTCACCTCGGGAACCGGCTCCGAGGTGCAGATGGGTAACGCCGAGGGCCGGTCGATGCTGTACCTGGAGATTCGCTGCATCCTGGTGGCCAAGGGCGCCGGAGTGCAGGGTCTGCAGAACGGTTCGATCTCGTGCATCGGTGTGCCGGGTGCGGTGCCTGCGGGGATCAGGGCGGTGGCGGCGGAGAATCTCGTTGCATCCGCGGTGGACCTGGAGTGTGCGTCGGGCAACGACCAGTCGTTCTCGCACTCGCCGATGCGGCGGACCGCACGCCTGCTGCCCCAGATGATGCCGGGGACCGACTTCATCACGTCGGGCTACTCGGCAACTCCCAACTACGACAACATGTTCGCCGGATCGAACGTGGACGCCGAGGACTTCGACGACTTCAACACCATTCAGCGCGACCTGCAGATCGACGGCGGTCTGCGGCACGTGAACGAAGCCGAGATCCTCGCGGCGCGGCTGCGTGCCGGTCAGGCGCTGCAGGCCGTCTTCAGACACCTGGACCTACCGTCGATCTCCGATGCGGAGATCGACGCGGCCGTCTACGCGCACGGCAGTCGGGAACTGGTGCCCCGCGACGTCCTCGAGGACCTCAAGGGGGCCCAGCAGGTCATGGATCGCAACGTGACGGGCCTCGATCTGGTCAAGGCGCTCGAGTCGACGGGCTTCTCCGATGTCGCCGAGAACCTGCTCAGCGTGCTGCGTCAACGGGTTTCGGGCGACCTGCTGCAGACATCGGCGATCATGACCCGCGACCTGACGCCGTTGTCCGCCGTCAACGACCGCAATGACTACGCCGGACCGGGCACGGGTTACCGGCCGTCCGGCGCGCGCTGGGAGGAGATGAAGCGCTTGCGTCACGTCACCAGTGCCTCGAACCCGGAAATGGAGGTCCAGTGA
- a CDS encoding diol dehydratase small subunit, which translates to MTEPNLDPAVDYPLSSNRKDLLFTPNGKPIDAITMESVMSGEVEASDLRITPQTLRLQAQIAEKDGRKQLGGNLRRAAEMTTISDERVLQIYNALRPNASTKDELESIADELQNQYGATLLADLVREAADVYQRRDILATSE; encoded by the coding sequence ATGACAGAGCCGAACCTGGACCCTGCAGTGGATTACCCGCTGAGCAGCAATCGCAAGGACCTGCTCTTCACCCCGAACGGCAAGCCCATCGACGCCATCACCATGGAGTCGGTGATGTCGGGTGAGGTCGAGGCCTCAGACCTGCGCATCACACCGCAGACACTGCGCCTGCAGGCCCAGATCGCCGAGAAGGACGGTCGCAAACAGCTCGGCGGGAACCTGCGCCGCGCGGCCGAGATGACCACGATCAGCGACGAGCGGGTGCTGCAGATCTACAACGCGTTGCGGCCAAATGCGTCGACGAAGGATGAACTCGAATCGATAGCCGATGAGCTGCAGAACCAGTATGGCGCAACACTGCTGGCCGATCTCGTCCGTGAAGCCGCAGACGTCTACCAGCGTCGCGACATCCTGGCCACCAGCGAATAG
- a CDS encoding (2Fe-2S)-binding protein produces MTVPHPAAMNPIAELGEFFALPTAEGDSWLPILTLCNDAAVAREYARRAQSAIAASMRVDVADVPIKAAASSVHLSIAARLLSPVIGAATCLATFPLLTAKNVFWQQTSTHRMELGVADAELATVTGPRQSANAIADSLIGDVFRPLNETMRLATALSQKVLWGNIASAANGAVTVLSQSRPADEPRGRALVAALIATGPLRDAAEILDGQFRRRNCCLFYQVPGAGYCGDCVLTE; encoded by the coding sequence ATGACCGTCCCGCATCCGGCAGCAATGAACCCGATCGCCGAACTCGGCGAGTTCTTCGCCCTTCCCACGGCTGAGGGTGATTCGTGGCTGCCGATCCTCACCCTGTGCAACGATGCCGCGGTCGCGCGCGAGTACGCCCGTCGCGCCCAGTCCGCGATCGCCGCCTCGATGCGCGTAGACGTGGCCGACGTGCCCATCAAGGCCGCCGCATCCTCGGTCCATCTGTCGATCGCGGCCCGACTGCTGTCCCCGGTCATCGGGGCCGCAACCTGCCTGGCAACGTTTCCGCTGCTGACTGCGAAAAACGTCTTCTGGCAACAAACTTCGACGCATCGCATGGAACTCGGGGTCGCAGATGCCGAGTTGGCCACGGTCACCGGTCCACGGCAGTCCGCCAACGCCATCGCCGACTCCCTCATCGGCGATGTGTTTCGCCCGTTGAACGAGACCATGCGTCTGGCAACCGCGCTGTCGCAGAAGGTGTTGTGGGGCAACATCGCATCAGCGGCCAACGGTGCGGTGACGGTCCTATCACAGTCCCGGCCGGCGGATGAACCGCGCGGGCGTGCGCTGGTAGCCGCGCTCATCGCGACGGGTCCGTTGCGCGATGCAGCCGAGATTCTCGACGGCCAGTTCCGGCGGCGCAACTGCTGCCTGTTCTATCAGGTGCCCGGGGCGGGATACTGCGGCGATTGCGTTCTGACGGAATGA
- a CDS encoding heme-binding protein has product MGSLLLKTAQNVIDAAVAKAIEIGKPMNIAVVDDGGHLVAFVRMDGAIKASIDISIRKARTSIMMNLPTSALTAVSQPGAELYGLEQTSGGLVIFGGGLLLESEGVVIGAIGVSAGSVEQDVSVAEAGVAAL; this is encoded by the coding sequence ATGGGTTCCCTGCTGCTGAAGACTGCCCAGAACGTGATTGATGCCGCGGTCGCCAAGGCGATCGAGATCGGCAAGCCGATGAACATCGCTGTGGTCGACGACGGCGGGCATCTGGTCGCGTTCGTGCGAATGGACGGCGCGATCAAGGCCAGTATCGACATATCGATTCGCAAGGCACGGACCTCGATCATGATGAACCTGCCCACCAGTGCCTTGACTGCGGTGTCGCAACCCGGCGCCGAGCTCTACGGTCTCGAGCAGACATCGGGCGGCCTGGTGATCTTCGGCGGCGGTCTGCTGCTGGAGTCCGAGGGTGTGGTGATCGGCGCGATCGGAGTCAGCGCGGGCAGTGTGGAACAGGACGTGTCGGTGGCAGAGGCCGGCGTCGCAGCCCTGTGA
- the adh gene encoding aldehyde dehydrogenase, protein MTVYARPGTEGAVMSFQSRYDNFIGGEWVAPVGGEYFANPTPVTGEVFCEVARSTEADIEKALDAAHAAAPAWGKTSPAERALILNKIADRIEENLESIAVAESWDNGKPVRETLNADIPLAIDHFRYFAGCIRAQEGSLSQVDEDTVAYHFHEPLGVVGQIIPWNFPILMAVWKLAPALAAGNAIVLKPAEQTPASILHLFSIIGDLLPAGVVNIVNGFGVEAGKPLASSNRIAKIAFTGETTTGRLIMQYASQNLIPVTLELGGKSPNIFFNDVMAAADDYQDKALEGFTMFALNQGEVCTCPSRSLIQADVYDEFLALAAIRTKAVRQGDPLDTETMIGAQASNDQLEKILSYIEIGKSEGAKVLTGGERAELGGDLNGGYYVAPTIFTGHNKMRVFQEEIFGPVVAVTSFKDYDEAISIANDTLYGLGAGVWSRDGNTAYRAGRDIKAGRVWTNCYHQYPAHAAFGGYKQSGIGRENHKMMLDHYQQTKNLLVSYSNKAQGFF, encoded by the coding sequence ATGACTGTTTACGCACGTCCGGGTACCGAGGGCGCCGTGATGTCCTTCCAGTCCCGATACGACAACTTCATTGGCGGCGAGTGGGTGGCACCCGTCGGCGGCGAGTACTTTGCCAACCCCACTCCGGTCACCGGTGAGGTGTTCTGCGAGGTCGCCCGTTCGACCGAGGCTGACATCGAGAAGGCGCTGGACGCCGCGCACGCCGCCGCTCCCGCGTGGGGTAAGACCTCACCGGCGGAGCGCGCGCTGATCCTGAACAAGATCGCCGACCGCATCGAGGAGAACCTCGAGTCGATCGCAGTCGCCGAGTCATGGGATAACGGAAAGCCGGTCCGCGAGACGCTCAACGCCGACATCCCGCTGGCCATCGACCACTTCCGCTACTTCGCGGGATGCATTCGTGCGCAAGAGGGTTCACTGTCGCAGGTCGACGAGGACACCGTCGCCTACCACTTCCACGAGCCGTTGGGCGTGGTCGGGCAGATCATTCCGTGGAACTTCCCGATCCTGATGGCCGTGTGGAAGCTGGCGCCGGCGCTTGCCGCGGGTAACGCCATCGTGCTCAAGCCCGCCGAGCAGACCCCGGCCTCGATCCTGCACCTGTTCTCGATCATCGGCGACCTGCTCCCCGCGGGCGTGGTGAACATCGTCAACGGCTTCGGCGTTGAGGCGGGCAAGCCGCTGGCGTCGAGCAACCGGATCGCCAAGATCGCGTTCACCGGCGAGACCACGACCGGCCGGCTGATCATGCAGTACGCGTCGCAGAACCTGATCCCCGTCACCCTGGAACTCGGCGGCAAGAGCCCGAACATCTTCTTCAACGACGTGATGGCGGCCGCCGACGACTACCAGGACAAGGCGCTCGAGGGCTTCACCATGTTCGCCCTCAACCAGGGCGAGGTGTGCACCTGCCCGTCGCGCAGCCTGATCCAGGCCGACGTCTACGACGAGTTCCTCGCACTGGCCGCCATCCGTACCAAGGCCGTGCGCCAGGGCGATCCGCTGGACACCGAGACGATGATCGGGGCGCAGGCCTCCAACGACCAGTTGGAGAAGATCCTGTCCTACATCGAGATCGGCAAGTCCGAGGGCGCCAAGGTGCTCACCGGCGGTGAGCGCGCCGAACTCGGCGGCGATCTCAACGGTGGCTACTACGTCGCGCCGACGATCTTCACCGGCCACAACAAGATGCGGGTGTTCCAGGAGGAGATCTTCGGGCCCGTCGTCGCGGTCACGTCGTTCAAGGACTACGACGAGGCCATCAGCATCGCCAACGACACCCTCTACGGACTCGGTGCGGGAGTGTGGAGCCGCGACGGCAACACCGCCTACCGGGCTGGTCGCGACATCAAGGCTGGCCGCGTCTGGACCAACTGCTACCACCAGTACCCCGCGCACGCCGCATTCGGTGGGTACAAGCAGTCGGGTATCGGCCGCGAGAACCACAAGATGATGCTGGACCACTACCAGCAGACGAAGAACCTGTTGGTCAGCTACTCGAACAAGGCGCAGGGCTTCTTCTAA
- a CDS encoding TetR/AcrR family transcriptional regulator: protein MNVLLEAASQVFSREGMSATTNRIAERAGVSVGTLYQYFPNKETLLHALAERHVIAAGDRLQRVFDQLRAERPPFDETVRTMLATLVDLHSDRPGLHRIMHRLAPRTPSDIEALQALEDRIAEEIAFHLKRCDRGGDDVELTAQTIVATVDAQLHRVMTQHGFTSDDLVTMVMTLAGPPR, encoded by the coding sequence GTGAACGTGCTGCTCGAAGCCGCCTCGCAGGTGTTCTCCCGGGAGGGGATGTCGGCCACCACAAACCGCATCGCCGAACGTGCCGGGGTATCCGTCGGCACCCTCTACCAGTACTTTCCCAATAAGGAGACGCTGCTGCACGCGCTCGCCGAACGGCACGTCATCGCCGCTGGCGATCGCCTCCAGCGGGTTTTCGACCAACTGCGCGCCGAGCGCCCGCCCTTCGATGAGACGGTGCGCACGATGTTGGCGACGCTCGTGGACCTGCATTCCGACCGGCCGGGATTGCACCGCATCATGCACCGGCTGGCGCCACGCACGCCGAGCGACATCGAGGCGCTGCAGGCGCTGGAGGATCGCATCGCCGAGGAGATCGCGTTCCACCTGAAGCGTTGCGACCGCGGCGGCGACGACGTGGAGCTGACCGCGCAGACCATCGTCGCCACCGTGGACGCGCAGCTCCACCGGGTGATGACTCAGCACGGCTTCACATCCGACGATCTGGTCACGATGGTCATGACGCTCGCTGGGCCACCTCGGTGA
- a CDS encoding alpha/beta hydrolase has protein sequence MDHHYYAEFLPAEYTSDMAEPTSTWWSWRDISVHIAGAAVPAAAVRAMVIHGGGGYSGALWPAAAAAVGEGVEVLAPDLPLYGDTKVSDPAAVRYADWVDLLCDLVRAERAADSRPLILFGASMGGMLAYEVAARTRMVDAVIATCLLDMADPDARAAATRFAWMGRPAPALLRAFDPVAGRVRLPIRWLADMSHMSSDPQLSRLCAFDPRGGGVSVPLGFLSSWMNYPHTRPEAYAAAPVTLVAPAADLWTPPELSVKFLQRISAPTAAVMLEKCGHFPIEEPGLRQMRDTLLAVLTEVAQRAS, from the coding sequence ATGGATCACCACTACTACGCCGAGTTCCTGCCCGCCGAGTACACCTCCGACATGGCGGAGCCGACCAGCACGTGGTGGTCGTGGCGCGATATCTCGGTGCACATCGCGGGGGCCGCCGTACCCGCGGCGGCAGTGCGCGCCATGGTGATCCACGGTGGCGGCGGGTACTCGGGTGCACTGTGGCCCGCTGCGGCCGCGGCCGTCGGCGAGGGTGTCGAGGTACTGGCTCCTGACCTGCCGCTCTACGGCGATACCAAGGTGTCCGACCCGGCCGCCGTGCGCTATGCCGACTGGGTCGATCTGCTGTGTGACCTGGTCCGAGCGGAACGGGCGGCGGACTCGCGGCCGTTGATCCTGTTCGGCGCGAGCATGGGCGGCATGCTGGCGTATGAGGTGGCCGCTCGCACTCGCATGGTCGACGCCGTGATCGCCACATGCCTGCTGGACATGGCGGACCCGGACGCACGCGCCGCCGCCACCAGGTTCGCCTGGATGGGACGGCCCGCGCCTGCGCTTCTGCGCGCGTTCGACCCCGTCGCGGGCCGGGTGCGCCTGCCCATCCGCTGGCTCGCCGACATGTCCCATATGAGTAGCGACCCACAGCTGTCACGGCTGTGCGCATTCGACCCGCGCGGTGGCGGCGTCAGCGTGCCGCTGGGATTCCTGTCCAGCTGGATGAACTACCCGCACACCCGACCCGAGGCCTACGCGGCCGCGCCCGTGACCCTGGTCGCCCCCGCCGCCGACCTGTGGACGCCGCCGGAGTTGAGTGTCAAATTCCTGCAACGCATTTCCGCGCCCACCGCCGCGGTGATGTTGGAGAAGTGTGGTCACTTCCCGATCGAGGAACCGGGCCTGCGCCAGATGCGTGACACGCTGCTGGCGGTGCTCACCGAGGTGGCCCAGCGAGCGTCATGA
- a CDS encoding GAF domain-containing protein, whose translation MSASRTTGGGAMDQPPGSAVRAMHELFVAGEVDASYLDSSPLRKVVAESWQRSLAIGVDPDHSGAELSWAARTLDELRASHPLTAALPVIRRLLVEDASDAGVVVAVMAADGTLLWVEGDPVARRRAETMNFVPGADWSERRAGTNAPGTAVALDRELQIRGSEHFSRIVQPWNCTAVPVHDPATGLVLGAIDLTGGPQVASPQTLALVRATAVAIENHLALLALTRSADAAVHRARLSVLGAGRPRWTSEGGLDACTLTGRHADILVLLTRHQEGLSADHLAMLLDDNDLDAVTIRAEMSRLRRVIGTQYVGSRPYRLLEPVDSDLGDVFEALRRGDVAAAVSQYRGELLPQSVSPAIGRLRAELSTSVRAAVLGTGDIALLNRWLELPEGRDDRDGWRILHDGVPAGSVQRATASGHLAGLDLDIG comes from the coding sequence GTGAGTGCCTCGAGGACCACGGGCGGCGGGGCCATGGACCAGCCGCCCGGATCGGCCGTGCGCGCGATGCACGAACTCTTTGTCGCCGGTGAGGTCGACGCGAGCTATCTGGACTCCTCGCCACTACGCAAGGTGGTCGCCGAAAGCTGGCAGCGCAGCCTCGCCATCGGTGTTGACCCCGACCACAGCGGTGCCGAGCTTTCCTGGGCTGCCCGTACCCTCGACGAACTGCGCGCCAGCCATCCGCTGACCGCCGCGCTACCTGTCATCCGCCGGCTTCTGGTCGAGGACGCATCCGATGCGGGTGTGGTGGTCGCGGTGATGGCCGCCGACGGCACCCTGCTGTGGGTCGAGGGCGACCCGGTCGCCCGGCGCAGGGCCGAGACCATGAACTTCGTCCCCGGTGCGGACTGGAGCGAGCGACGTGCCGGTACCAACGCACCCGGCACGGCGGTGGCGCTGGACCGCGAACTGCAGATCCGGGGCAGCGAGCACTTCTCCCGCATCGTGCAGCCGTGGAACTGCACCGCGGTGCCCGTCCACGATCCCGCCACTGGCCTGGTGCTCGGGGCCATCGATCTCACCGGCGGCCCGCAGGTCGCCTCACCGCAGACCCTCGCCCTGGTCCGGGCCACCGCCGTTGCCATCGAGAACCACCTCGCGCTGCTGGCGCTCACCCGATCCGCCGATGCCGCGGTGCACCGCGCCCGCCTGTCGGTCCTTGGCGCAGGACGCCCCCGGTGGACGTCCGAGGGTGGTCTGGACGCCTGCACGCTCACCGGCAGGCACGCCGACATCCTGGTTCTGCTCACCCGCCACCAGGAGGGTCTGAGCGCTGATCATCTCGCAATGTTGTTGGACGACAACGACCTCGACGCTGTGACGATTCGCGCCGAGATGTCGCGGCTGCGTCGCGTCATCGGAACCCAGTACGTCGGCTCCCGGCCCTACCGGCTGCTCGAGCCCGTCGACAGCGATCTGGGCGACGTGTTCGAGGCCCTGCGGCGCGGCGATGTCGCGGCCGCGGTATCGCAGTACCGCGGGGAGCTGCTACCGCAGTCGGTGTCGCCGGCGATCGGCCGCCTGCGTGCCGAACTGTCCACGAGCGTGCGCGCAGCGGTGCTTGGCACCGGGGATATCGCGCTGCTGAACCGTTGGCTCGAACTGCCCGAGGGACGCGACGACCGCGACGGCTGGCGCATCCTGCACGACGGCGTGCCCGCGGGGTCGGTGCAGCGCGCCACCGCGAGTGGACACCTCGCCGGCCTCGATCTCGACATCGGCTGA
- a CDS encoding WXG100 family type VII secretion target, producing MDPVLSYDFNEIEFAVRQQIHATSARFNAALDDLRAQIAPLTAVWTREAAEAYRVEQARWDQSAAALNDILFRLGNAVRDGADDVASTDRRAATAWGM from the coding sequence ATGGATCCGGTTCTGTCATACGACTTCAACGAGATCGAGTTCGCCGTGCGACAGCAGATCCACGCCACGTCGGCCCGGTTCAACGCTGCGCTGGACGACCTGCGTGCGCAGATCGCGCCGTTGACGGCGGTCTGGACCCGGGAGGCCGCCGAGGCGTACCGCGTCGAGCAGGCCAGGTGGGACCAGTCGGCCGCCGCGCTCAACGACATCCTGTTCCGGCTGGGCAACGCCGTCCGGGACGGCGCCGACGATGTCGCCAGCACCGACCGGCGAGCGGCCACGGCCTGGGGGATGTGA